A genomic stretch from Pirellulales bacterium includes:
- a CDS encoding FHA domain-containing protein, which yields MALVTIRILDGADRGRLYDQIATPITIGREEGNDIQLADERVSRFHLKIQEDQDKVVLTDLDSTNGTKVNGDDTHLRILRYGDMITVGRSVLLYGSQEQIARRLANLREAEPTNLGTVGGNIDDEEGADASLDFELGWSGATGSQAILHRLSPPELPERLGPCQAAQLSELLEYLHVRIRSLLESVKVDEKKERITLDERQWQNLLDLQSRLATYLRSIGRPQEEE from the coding sequence ATGGCCCTCGTGACGATTCGGATCCTGGACGGTGCCGACCGGGGGCGTCTGTACGACCAAATCGCCACGCCGATCACGATTGGTCGTGAGGAGGGCAACGACATCCAACTCGCCGACGAGCGCGTCAGCCGCTTCCATCTGAAGATCCAAGAGGACCAGGACAAGGTCGTCCTGACGGATCTCGACAGCACCAACGGCACCAAAGTCAATGGCGACGACACGCATCTGCGCATCCTTCGCTATGGCGATATGATCACCGTTGGGCGTTCTGTGCTCTTGTACGGATCGCAGGAACAAATCGCGCGACGCCTGGCCAATCTGCGTGAAGCCGAGCCCACGAATCTGGGCACGGTCGGCGGCAATATCGACGACGAGGAAGGCGCGGATGCCAGCCTCGACTTCGAGCTCGGCTGGAGCGGCGCAACCGGCTCGCAAGCGATCCTGCACCGATTATCTCCGCCCGAGCTGCCTGAGCGTTTGGGGCCTTGCCAGGCGGCGCAGCTCTCGGAATTGCTCGAATACCTGCACGTGCGCATTCGCTCGCTGCTCGAGTCGGTGAAGGTCGACGAGAAAAAAGAGCGTATCACGCTCGACGAGCGGCAGTGGCAGAATCTGCTCGACTTGCAGTCGCGCTTGGCCACGTATCTACGGTCGATCGGCCGGCCCCAAGAGGAAGAGTAG
- a CDS encoding trypsin-like peptidase domain-containing protein: protein MAIRLTCQSCQATLEVRDELAGRQGKCPKCGTTLRVPPLAGRAENAGTRNAATIPSAGSSPSAPTRRPVPVPPPIPDRHSCGSIPSAAPTTADPTSAHELFHVSVPESTAAPVVAVDITAPVPRVRRTRRAAPPAWVWITLGGATTALVAAGLFLMLRPANVPTASSQPAPHEQPAGVAADFNPAPFNPHPQQEVVETAKPDAGATLEDVVEYVKHGIVKIETSDNFNNRRGLGSGFVIDASGLVATNYHVVSDAAKADVVFNDGTRFGVEGYMAVDHSSDLAIIKINGVPANVKALELNYGDGPRDAAQVYAIGHPQDNEFTTTGGIVGRVLRTTQLPADTRQWLESTLEGSDDDLWIQHDAKIAPGNSGGPLINARGEVIGVNSWVNQKLGLGYAIHSRHLHELARHQETAVVPLKLRRRSMPEPSQPQFAALSMASERIKTLSSELATKNWRPREAEDWVALDELAKAITAVKYVQAHPGVQIPMPMEEQQAVIREADKVVAELRKIHWQDDDQMRPINAHAGKDRTPYGGAFVFGRVKKFFHGDDQDAALLITLVGSEEEYFLPLDEPIAGLAEGDRVLVLGIAHPKTVAVGDNPLKPTKVPILLSKVVLPLGKS from the coding sequence ATGGCGATTCGCCTCACTTGTCAGTCCTGCCAGGCGACTTTAGAAGTCCGCGACGAGCTCGCCGGGCGACAGGGAAAGTGTCCGAAGTGCGGCACGACGCTGCGCGTGCCTCCGCTAGCGGGACGCGCCGAGAATGCGGGGACTCGCAACGCGGCAACGATTCCGTCGGCGGGCTCGTCTCCCAGCGCGCCAACTCGGCGCCCCGTGCCTGTGCCGCCTCCGATACCCGATCGTCACTCGTGCGGGTCGATCCCGTCCGCGGCGCCAACTACCGCCGATCCAACATCCGCACACGAACTATTTCACGTCTCGGTGCCGGAATCGACCGCGGCACCGGTCGTCGCCGTCGATATCACCGCGCCGGTTCCTCGCGTTCGGCGCACGCGCCGCGCGGCGCCGCCTGCCTGGGTGTGGATCACCTTGGGCGGCGCAACCACCGCGCTCGTGGCCGCTGGACTGTTCCTGATGTTGCGGCCGGCGAACGTGCCAACCGCGAGCTCGCAGCCTGCTCCTCATGAGCAGCCTGCCGGTGTCGCGGCGGATTTTAATCCAGCCCCGTTCAATCCCCACCCGCAGCAAGAGGTTGTCGAAACCGCTAAGCCTGATGCCGGCGCCACCTTGGAAGACGTGGTCGAGTACGTCAAGCATGGCATCGTGAAAATCGAAACTTCCGATAACTTCAACAATCGCCGCGGGCTGGGCTCGGGCTTCGTCATCGACGCCAGCGGCCTGGTGGCGACGAATTATCACGTCGTTTCCGACGCGGCCAAAGCCGATGTCGTTTTCAACGACGGCACGCGATTTGGCGTCGAAGGATACATGGCCGTCGACCACAGCAGTGACCTGGCGATCATCAAGATCAATGGCGTGCCCGCGAATGTAAAGGCGCTCGAGCTGAATTACGGGGACGGACCGCGCGACGCGGCCCAGGTGTATGCCATCGGCCACCCGCAGGATAACGAGTTCACGACCACAGGAGGTATCGTCGGGCGCGTGCTGCGCACCACGCAACTGCCCGCCGACACGCGACAATGGCTCGAGTCGACGCTCGAAGGCAGCGATGACGACCTGTGGATTCAACACGATGCCAAGATCGCGCCCGGCAATAGCGGTGGACCATTGATCAACGCCCGCGGCGAGGTGATCGGCGTCAATTCGTGGGTTAATCAGAAGCTGGGGCTGGGCTATGCCATCCATAGCCGGCATCTGCACGAGCTTGCGCGTCATCAAGAGACGGCCGTGGTGCCGCTGAAGCTGCGGCGGCGGAGCATGCCCGAGCCATCGCAGCCGCAATTCGCAGCGTTGTCGATGGCCTCGGAACGCATCAAGACGCTGTCGTCCGAGCTGGCGACCAAGAACTGGCGTCCGCGCGAGGCCGAAGATTGGGTAGCGCTGGATGAATTGGCCAAGGCAATCACGGCGGTGAAGTACGTACAGGCGCATCCCGGGGTGCAAATCCCGATGCCGATGGAAGAGCAGCAGGCCGTGATTCGCGAGGCCGACAAGGTCGTGGCCGAATTACGCAAGATTCACTGGCAAGACGACGATCAGATGCGCCCCATCAACGCGCACGCTGGCAAGGATCGAACGCCTTACGGCGGCGCCTTCGTGTTCGGTCGCGTGAAGAAGTTCTTTCACGGCGATGACCAGGACGCGGCCCTATTGATCACTCTGGTCGGCTCGGAGGAAGAATACTTCCTGCCGCTCGACGAGCCAATCGCGGGCCTGGCCGAAGGGGACCGCGTGCTGGTATTGGGAATCGCCCATCCAAAGACCGTGGCCGTGGGAGATAACCCGCTCAAGCCGACGAAGGTCCCGATCCTGTTGAGCAAGGTCGTACTGCCGCTGGGGAAATCGTAA
- the dnaE gene encoding DNA polymerase III subunit alpha — MTSGRFVHLHCHSHYSLLDGASPIDGLIAKAKNQGMNALALTDHGNLYGALEFYEAAKAEGINPIIGYEAYIAPGSRFQKDVDANQEASYHLTLLAQNRTGFQNLVKLASSAFLEGFYRKPRIDKELLAAHSEGLICLSGCVSGELSRSLLRGSAAEPDWNEIEKIITWFSQTFGDRYFLEIQNNGLEIQRMALEGTVRVAQRMGLPLVATSDAHYVNREDAEAQDVLLCINTGRFRTDVNRMRMEGNEFFLRGPEEMYQAFPGLEDAVARSQEIADSVSIDLELGKRHFPTFDVPTEKTSTEYLRELCLTGLRERYANQPDFLADGVLAPVVLDRLERELDVIDKLGFPNYFLIVWDFVRFARERGIPATARGSGVGSLVAFALHLSHVCPLKYDLLFERFLDISRREAPDIDIDFCKDRRSEVIGYVKERYGAENVAQIGTFGTLAARAAIRDVGRALGLTVARVDSIVALVPETLGISIEEALEASEDLRRAYDNDGEVRELLDLAMKIEGLARNVGTHAAAVVIADRPLNEYVPLQRVQGKEEVITQWAMGDVERAGLLKMDFLGLRNLTILSKAVDLIRATTGREVDPYKFPLDDPETFKLLCRGETKGIFQLESGGIRDLLQRMKPDHFRDIIATNALYRPGPLEGGMVDDYIQVKHRRKQAEYKHPVMKDILEETHGVMVYQEQVMRILNRLGGIELSNAYSCIKAISKKKLPMIAKFREQFVNGAVEQGLKEREAEELFGMIEKFAGYGFNKSHSTAYALIAYMTAYLKAHFSVEFMAALLSGDIQGRNFKKKDSLVEHLEDCRRMNITVVSPDVNRCGGDFGVENGQILFGLAAIKGCGMQAADAIYAERRARGPFRDLFDFCERLDPAHVNRGAIESLVKAGAFDFTGARRSQNMAAIERALQSGASALADRRSGQKGLFGDEDEPSAPAAASLPDLPEWPERERLSAEKEVLGFYLSSHPLDEHAETLRNYCTHNTVEAAALSHRSEAVLGGILSSIKFSQTKNPRPGSTATKYAMFDLEDTAGVMRTIIWPEEFANYGEFIKADAILALRGVIDKRPGSEEANFIVNEVMHLPDLASRYTRGVLIRVDEEPHGVRGLEQLYEILRGYPGSCELQLALRLADGSQVTCACDGMRVELNTEMRGRVEELLGQGSLRPVASRPKPTGNGQNGNGHNGYSRQPAGARR; from the coding sequence ATGACGAGCGGCCGCTTCGTTCATCTGCACTGCCATAGTCATTACAGCCTGCTGGACGGCGCCAGCCCCATCGACGGCCTGATCGCCAAGGCCAAGAACCAGGGAATGAACGCCCTGGCGCTGACGGACCATGGCAATCTGTACGGCGCACTGGAATTCTATGAAGCGGCCAAGGCCGAAGGCATCAATCCGATCATCGGCTACGAGGCGTACATAGCGCCGGGCAGCCGCTTTCAAAAGGACGTGGATGCCAATCAAGAAGCCAGCTATCACCTCACGCTGTTGGCCCAGAACCGCACGGGCTTTCAGAACCTGGTGAAGCTCGCCTCGAGCGCCTTTCTCGAAGGGTTCTACCGCAAGCCGCGCATCGACAAGGAACTGCTCGCGGCCCACAGCGAGGGGCTGATCTGCCTCAGCGGCTGCGTGTCGGGCGAGTTGAGCCGGTCGCTTTTGCGCGGTTCGGCGGCCGAGCCCGATTGGAACGAGATCGAAAAAATCATTACCTGGTTCAGCCAGACGTTCGGCGATCGCTACTTCCTCGAGATTCAGAACAACGGCCTCGAGATCCAGCGGATGGCGCTCGAAGGCACGGTGCGCGTGGCCCAGCGAATGGGCCTGCCGCTGGTGGCCACCAGCGACGCCCACTACGTGAACCGCGAGGACGCCGAAGCGCAGGACGTCCTCCTGTGCATTAACACGGGCCGCTTCCGCACCGACGTCAATCGCATGCGGATGGAAGGAAACGAGTTCTTCTTGCGTGGGCCGGAGGAAATGTATCAGGCATTTCCGGGTCTCGAAGATGCGGTGGCGCGCAGCCAGGAAATCGCCGACTCGGTGTCGATCGACCTGGAATTGGGCAAGCGGCATTTCCCCACGTTCGATGTTCCCACGGAAAAGACGTCGACCGAGTACCTGCGCGAGCTGTGCTTGACGGGGTTGCGCGAGCGATACGCCAACCAGCCCGATTTTCTGGCCGATGGCGTGCTGGCGCCGGTGGTGCTCGATCGTTTGGAACGCGAGCTGGACGTGATCGACAAGCTCGGCTTTCCGAACTATTTCCTCATCGTGTGGGATTTCGTGCGATTCGCCCGCGAACGCGGTATTCCGGCCACGGCCCGTGGGTCGGGCGTGGGGTCGCTCGTGGCGTTTGCGCTGCACCTGAGCCACGTTTGCCCTCTGAAATACGACTTGCTGTTCGAGCGGTTCCTCGACATCAGCCGCCGTGAGGCGCCCGATATCGATATCGATTTCTGCAAGGATCGCCGCAGCGAAGTCATCGGCTACGTCAAGGAGCGCTACGGCGCCGAAAACGTCGCGCAGATCGGCACGTTCGGCACGCTGGCGGCTCGGGCCGCCATCCGCGACGTGGGGCGTGCGCTGGGGCTCACGGTCGCGCGGGTCGATTCGATCGTGGCCCTCGTGCCCGAGACGTTGGGTATCAGCATCGAAGAGGCCCTCGAGGCCAGCGAAGACCTGCGCCGTGCCTACGACAACGATGGCGAAGTGCGCGAGCTCTTGGACCTGGCGATGAAGATCGAGGGCCTGGCCCGCAACGTCGGCACGCACGCCGCCGCGGTCGTCATCGCCGATCGACCATTGAACGAATACGTGCCGCTGCAGCGCGTGCAGGGCAAGGAAGAAGTCATCACCCAATGGGCCATGGGGGACGTGGAGCGCGCCGGCCTCTTGAAGATGGACTTCCTCGGCCTGCGCAACTTGACGATTCTCAGTAAGGCGGTCGACCTGATTCGCGCCACCACGGGGCGCGAGGTCGATCCCTACAAGTTCCCACTCGACGATCCCGAGACGTTCAAGCTCCTTTGCCGCGGCGAGACCAAAGGTATTTTCCAGCTCGAAAGCGGTGGCATTCGCGACCTGCTGCAGCGTATGAAGCCCGACCATTTCCGCGACATCATCGCCACCAACGCGCTGTACCGTCCCGGCCCGCTCGAAGGAGGCATGGTCGACGACTACATCCAGGTCAAGCATCGGCGCAAGCAGGCCGAGTACAAGCACCCGGTGATGAAAGACATCCTGGAAGAGACCCACGGCGTGATGGTCTACCAGGAACAAGTGATGCGGATTTTGAATCGGCTGGGCGGCATCGAGCTGTCGAACGCCTACAGCTGCATCAAGGCGATCAGCAAGAAGAAGCTGCCGATGATCGCCAAGTTCCGCGAACAATTCGTCAACGGCGCCGTCGAGCAGGGGCTCAAGGAGCGTGAGGCCGAGGAATTGTTCGGCATGATCGAGAAGTTCGCCGGCTACGGCTTCAACAAGAGCCACTCGACGGCCTACGCCTTGATCGCCTACATGACGGCCTACCTCAAAGCCCACTTCTCGGTCGAGTTCATGGCCGCGCTCCTCTCGGGCGATATCCAGGGACGCAATTTCAAGAAGAAAGATTCGCTCGTCGAGCATCTGGAAGACTGCCGGCGCATGAACATCACCGTTGTCTCGCCGGACGTGAACCGCTGCGGCGGCGACTTCGGCGTCGAGAACGGACAGATCCTGTTCGGGCTGGCCGCGATCAAAGGATGCGGCATGCAAGCGGCCGATGCGATTTATGCCGAGCGGCGCGCGCGCGGTCCGTTCCGTGATTTGTTTGATTTCTGCGAACGGCTCGACCCAGCCCACGTCAATCGCGGCGCGATCGAATCGCTGGTCAAGGCGGGCGCCTTCGACTTCACCGGCGCGCGGCGGTCGCAAAACATGGCGGCCATCGAGCGGGCTCTGCAATCGGGCGCGTCGGCGCTGGCCGACCGGCGCTCGGGCCAGAAGGGGCTATTCGGCGACGAGGACGAGCCATCCGCGCCGGCCGCGGCCAGCCTGCCCGATCTGCCGGAATGGCCAGAGCGCGAGCGACTATCCGCCGAGAAGGAAGTACTCGGTTTTTATCTTTCCAGCCATCCGCTCGACGAACACGCGGAGACGCTGCGCAACTACTGCACGCACAACACGGTCGAAGCCGCGGCGCTCTCGCATCGCTCCGAGGCCGTATTGGGTGGCATTCTTTCCTCGATCAAGTTCTCGCAGACCAAGAACCCGCGGCCCGGGTCCACGGCCACCAAGTACGCCATGTTCGACCTGGAAGATACGGCCGGCGTGATGCGCACCATCATCTGGCCCGAGGAATTCGCCAACTACGGCGAATTCATCAAAGCCGACGCGATCCTGGCGCTGCGCGGCGTGATCGACAAACGGCCCGGAAGTGAAGAAGCGAACTTCATTGTCAACGAGGTCATGCACCTGCCGGACCTGGCCAGTCGTTACACGCGCGGCGTGCTGATTCGCGTCGACGAAGAGCCGCACGGTGTGCGTGGGCTCGAGCAACTCTACGAAATCCTGCGCGGTTACCCCGGTAGTTGCGAATTGCAATTGGCCCTACGACTGGCTGACGGCAGCCAGGTGACCTGTGCCTGCGACGGGATGCGCGTCGAGCTGAACACCGAGATGCGCGGCCGGGTCGAGGAACTGCTGGGCCAGGGAAGTCTCCGCCCGGTGGCCTCGCGCCCCAAGCCCACGGGCAACGGGCAGAATGGCAACGGTCACAACGGCTACTCACGGCAGCCCGCCGGCGCGCGCCGCTAG
- a CDS encoding MotA/TolQ/ExbB proton channel family protein — MAAKQKAPLSRMFDLPLLMAACLTIAFYAFVHQPAMHDTLLHRYTTHHVVEYIIVGFFIWGLCDVFFKVLSFPRQSLALRHDWLPPRKGREPVSHAVGLYGILEKKPAWLLQSRVGQRLLEALGYVKDRGSTDGLADHLRYLAELDDERAHNNYGLVRFICWVTPVLGFFGTVLHFGSALGGLSVDEIGERLPTVVGEMGTAFNTTTVALAAATSMMFSLFLCEKTERELVRGTDRLAERELLNRFETSDASLAPFLNAIETASQSMLRTMDETVERQLGIWSSAFHDLQRQADERHTFLTDLWQQTMESLHQRFEASDNERERKLVKVLEAMELQREQHRADVLTTVEHVTRLQTDLTELAAAIADVVHGKGELVKLQASLADNVRLLRETGQIDQALHGLTAAIHLITARYQPSALGLDRAA; from the coding sequence ATGGCTGCCAAGCAGAAGGCTCCATTGAGCCGGATGTTCGATCTGCCGCTGCTCATGGCGGCGTGCCTCACGATCGCTTTCTACGCCTTCGTGCATCAACCGGCGATGCACGACACCCTGCTACATAGATACACGACGCATCACGTCGTCGAGTACATCATCGTCGGCTTCTTCATCTGGGGCTTGTGCGACGTTTTCTTCAAGGTTCTGTCGTTCCCGCGGCAGTCACTGGCCTTGCGTCATGACTGGTTGCCGCCGCGCAAAGGGCGCGAGCCGGTGTCTCACGCCGTCGGCCTGTATGGGATTCTGGAAAAGAAGCCCGCCTGGCTGCTGCAATCGCGCGTCGGGCAGCGGTTACTCGAAGCGCTCGGCTACGTGAAGGACCGGGGGTCGACCGACGGACTGGCCGACCATTTGCGATACCTGGCGGAACTCGATGATGAGCGGGCCCATAACAACTACGGCCTGGTGCGGTTTATTTGCTGGGTGACGCCGGTGCTGGGTTTCTTTGGCACGGTGCTGCACTTCGGTTCGGCGCTCGGCGGATTGTCCGTTGATGAGATCGGCGAGCGCCTGCCGACCGTGGTGGGCGAAATGGGAACGGCGTTCAATACCACGACCGTCGCTCTGGCCGCTGCAACGTCGATGATGTTCAGCTTGTTCCTCTGCGAGAAAACCGAGCGCGAGCTGGTTCGCGGCACCGATCGGCTCGCCGAGCGGGAATTGCTGAACCGCTTCGAGACCTCCGACGCCAGCCTGGCACCGTTCTTAAATGCCATCGAAACCGCCAGCCAGAGCATGCTGCGGACGATGGACGAGACGGTCGAGCGCCAATTGGGCATCTGGTCGAGCGCGTTTCACGACCTGCAACGACAGGCCGACGAGCGACATACGTTTCTCACGGATCTCTGGCAGCAGACCATGGAATCGCTGCACCAACGCTTCGAGGCCAGCGATAACGAGCGCGAGCGCAAACTCGTCAAGGTGCTGGAAGCGATGGAATTGCAGCGCGAACAGCACCGCGCCGATGTGCTGACCACTGTCGAGCACGTGACCCGGCTGCAAACCGACCTGACCGAGCTGGCCGCGGCGATCGCCGACGTGGTGCATGGCAAGGGAGAGCTGGTCAAGCTCCAAGCGAGCCTGGCCGACAACGTGCGGCTGTTGCGCGAGACCGGCCAGATCGATCAGGCTCTACACGGCCTGACGGCGGCCATCCATCTGATCACGGCCCGCTACCAGCCGAGCGCGCTCGGCCTCGATCGCGCGGCATAG
- a CDS encoding ABC transporter ATP-binding protein produces the protein MFLTFDHVTKFYGPVIGVNNISCRIGPGITGLFGANGAGKSTLMKLASGQLRPSQGEVRIGDHRAWSTTAKHYFGYVPDLNSFYEEMTCRDFVYVLARLYGLSRADARARTSEVIEEVGMADRAGRRLAGCSHGMRQRIKLAQALINDPPILLLDEPMSGIDPGGRREISRLLLAQGEKGKTILISSHILAETETLTDSVLIIARGRIVASGTLTEIRSLLEDRPLTVEIGSSQARQLAALLVAEHEVRGVELRSDGLVLQTRNPLRFFTLLNDLVAGHGIDVHKLHTLDAGADAVFNYLQQGAR, from the coding sequence ATGTTTCTCACCTTCGACCACGTCACGAAGTTCTACGGGCCGGTAATCGGCGTCAACAACATCAGTTGCCGGATCGGGCCGGGCATCACTGGTTTGTTCGGCGCCAATGGCGCCGGCAAATCGACCTTGATGAAGCTGGCCAGCGGCCAGTTGCGCCCCAGCCAGGGTGAGGTTCGCATCGGCGATCATCGCGCCTGGTCGACAACCGCCAAACATTATTTCGGCTACGTGCCCGACTTGAACAGCTTCTATGAAGAAATGACCTGCCGTGATTTCGTCTATGTGCTGGCCCGGCTGTATGGGCTGTCACGCGCCGACGCGCGGGCGCGCACGAGCGAAGTCATCGAAGAAGTGGGCATGGCTGATCGCGCCGGTCGGCGGTTGGCCGGTTGCAGCCACGGCATGCGGCAGCGGATCAAGCTGGCCCAGGCCTTGATCAATGATCCGCCGATCCTGCTTTTGGACGAGCCCATGAGCGGCATCGATCCTGGTGGCCGTCGCGAGATTTCGCGATTGCTCTTGGCGCAAGGCGAAAAGGGCAAAACGATCCTCATCTCGAGCCACATCCTGGCCGAGACCGAAACGCTGACCGATTCGGTGTTGATCATCGCCCGTGGGCGCATCGTGGCGTCGGGCACGTTGACCGAAATTCGCTCGCTGTTGGAAGACCGGCCGCTGACGGTCGAAATCGGCTCGTCGCAGGCACGGCAATTAGCGGCCCTGCTGGTTGCCGAGCATGAGGTACGTGGCGTGGAGCTGCGGTCCGACGGCCTGGTTCTCCAAACGCGCAATCCGCTGCGGTTTTTCACGCTCTTGAATGATCTCGTCGCGGGGCACGGCATCGACGTCCACAAGCTCCACACGCTCGACGCCGGCGCGGATGCCGTTTTCAACTATTTGCAACAAGGGGCCCGATGA
- a CDS encoding ABC transporter ATP-binding protein: MHLVDIHNVSRSYGHVRALRDVSFTLEPGIVGLVGNNGAGKSTLLKVLLGLLTPDAGHGTILGFDICHATSALRGQVGYMPEAAATVPVLKGVEFVTLAGDLYGMPHRDARRRAHEVLNYVGLGELRYRRLEEYSTGNVQRLKLAAALVHDPRLLLLDEPTNGLDPEGREAMLELIEDLIRETGKSVILCTHLLPDVERLCEQIVVLHRGTVIRAGTMAALRLGESNRFDIRWRGEGAGFLVALRDAGVQVMAGAHADHAVVHAPANWHNSQFFVLARRHDVVLTELRADEEDLERLFFRVTDDTMPATPVAVPPQEPSSGH; the protein is encoded by the coding sequence ATGCATCTCGTTGATATTCATAACGTCAGCCGCAGTTACGGGCACGTGCGGGCGCTCCGGGACGTGAGTTTCACGCTCGAGCCGGGTATCGTCGGCCTGGTCGGCAACAACGGGGCCGGAAAATCGACACTGCTCAAGGTCTTGCTCGGCCTGCTCACGCCCGATGCCGGCCACGGGACCATTCTCGGCTTCGATATTTGCCACGCCACCAGTGCTCTGCGCGGACAAGTCGGCTACATGCCCGAGGCCGCCGCGACGGTGCCGGTGCTGAAGGGGGTGGAATTCGTCACGCTGGCCGGCGACCTGTACGGGATGCCGCATCGCGACGCCCGGCGCCGCGCCCACGAAGTCTTGAATTACGTCGGCCTGGGTGAGCTGCGTTACCGCCGGCTGGAGGAGTATTCGACCGGCAACGTGCAGCGGTTGAAGCTGGCCGCGGCATTGGTACACGATCCGCGGCTGTTGTTGTTGGACGAACCGACCAATGGCCTCGACCCTGAGGGGCGCGAGGCAATGCTGGAATTGATCGAGGATTTGATCCGCGAGACGGGCAAGAGCGTCATTCTTTGCACGCACCTGCTGCCCGACGTCGAGCGGCTGTGCGAACAGATCGTGGTTCTGCATCGCGGCACCGTGATCCGCGCCGGCACTATGGCGGCGCTGCGACTTGGCGAATCGAATCGCTTCGATATTCGGTGGCGGGGCGAAGGAGCCGGATTTCTTGTCGCGCTGCGCGACGCCGGTGTTCAGGTCATGGCCGGAGCCCATGCCGATCATGCCGTGGTACACGCTCCGGCCAACTGGCACAACTCGCAATTCTTTGTGCTGGCGCGCCGGCACGACGTCGTGCTCACGGAATTGCGCGCCGACGAAGAGGATCTCGAGCGGCTATTCTTCCGCGTCACCGACGACACCATGCCCGCGACGCCGGTCGCGGTACCGCCGCAGGAGCCGAGCAGTGGGCATTGA